A region of Streptomyces sp. NBC_01750 DNA encodes the following proteins:
- the secF gene encoding protein translocase subunit SecF gives MSRLGSLGARLYRGEVGYDFVAKRKIWYGISILITIMAIVGLAVRGLNLGIEFKGGAVFTTPKTSVSVSQARSYAIDASGHEAIVQKLGNGGLRIQVSELDQTQANKVNETLSDKLHIPKDKINAEIVGPSWGEQIANKAWTGLAVFMLLVVIYLAIAFEWRMAIAALIALIHDLTITIGVYALVGFEVTPGTVIGLLTILGYSLYDTVVVFDGLKEGSKDITKQTRYTYSEIANRSLNGTLVRSINTTIVALLPVAGLLFIGGGVLGAGMLNDISLSLFVGLAAGAYSSIFIATPLVADLKEREPQMKALKKRVLAKRASAAARGESAEDSAEESGEPHDEVFGGAAAAGAVVGPRNRGRGRPSGKRR, from the coding sequence ATGTCGCGACTCGGCAGCCTGGGCGCCCGGCTCTACCGCGGCGAGGTCGGCTATGACTTCGTCGCCAAACGGAAGATCTGGTACGGGATCTCGATCCTGATCACCATCATGGCGATCGTCGGCCTGGCGGTGCGGGGTCTGAACCTCGGTATCGAGTTCAAGGGCGGCGCCGTATTCACCACCCCGAAGACGAGCGTCTCCGTCAGCCAGGCCCGGTCGTACGCCATAGACGCCTCGGGTCATGAGGCGATCGTCCAGAAGCTCGGCAACGGCGGGCTGCGGATCCAGGTCAGCGAACTCGACCAGACCCAGGCCAACAAGGTCAACGAGACGCTCTCCGACAAGCTGCACATCCCGAAGGACAAGATCAACGCCGAGATCGTCGGCCCCAGCTGGGGTGAGCAGATCGCCAACAAGGCATGGACCGGTCTCGCGGTCTTCATGCTCCTGGTGGTGATCTATCTCGCGATCGCCTTCGAGTGGCGAATGGCCATCGCCGCCCTGATCGCGCTGATCCACGACCTCACGATCACCATCGGTGTGTACGCGCTCGTCGGCTTCGAGGTCACACCGGGCACCGTGATCGGTCTGCTGACCATCCTCGGTTACTCCCTCTACGACACCGTCGTCGTCTTCGACGGTCTCAAGGAGGGCTCGAAGGACATCACCAAGCAGACCCGGTACACCTACAGCGAGATCGCCAACCGCAGCCTCAACGGCACGCTGGTGCGTTCCATCAACACCACCATCGTCGCGCTGCTGCCGGTCGCCGGCCTGCTGTTCATCGGCGGTGGCGTCCTCGGCGCGGGCATGCTCAACGACATCTCGCTGTCGCTGTTCGTCGGCCTCGCGGCCGGTGCGTACTCCTCGATCTTCATCGCCACGCCGCTCGTCGCCGACCTCAAGGAGCGCGAGCCGCAGATGAAGGCGCTGAAGAAGCGCGTGCTCGCCAAGCGCGCGTCCGCTGCGGCCAGGGGCGAGTCGGCGGAGGACTCCGCGGAAGAGTCGGGCGAGCCCCACGACGAGGTGTTCGGCGGCGCCGCCGCGGCCGGTGCCGTGGTGGGTCCGCGCAACCGGGGCCGTGGCCGTCCTTCGGGCAAGCGCCGATGA
- a CDS encoding adenine phosphoribosyltransferase, with protein MTVGTQEFLLSRIRDVPDYPKPGVMFKDITPLLADPEAFTAMTDALAGFCAGHGATKIVGLEARGFILAAPVAVRAGLGFIPVRKAGKLPGATLSQAYELEYGTAEIEVHAEDLQPGDRVMVIDDVLATGGTAEASLELIRRAGADIAGVAVLMELGFLGGRARLEPALRGAPLESLITI; from the coding sequence ATGACAGTCGGTACGCAGGAGTTCCTGCTCAGCCGTATCCGTGATGTCCCCGACTACCCGAAGCCGGGGGTGATGTTCAAGGACATCACGCCCCTGCTCGCGGATCCCGAGGCCTTCACCGCCATGACCGACGCGCTCGCCGGCTTCTGTGCGGGTCACGGGGCCACGAAGATCGTCGGTCTGGAGGCGCGCGGCTTCATCCTGGCCGCGCCGGTCGCGGTCCGCGCCGGGCTCGGGTTCATTCCCGTCCGCAAGGCGGGCAAGCTCCCCGGGGCGACGCTCTCCCAGGCGTACGAGCTGGAGTACGGCACCGCCGAGATCGAGGTGCATGCCGAGGACCTTCAGCCGGGCGACCGCGTCATGGTCATCGACGATGTCCTGGCCACCGGCGGCACTGCTGAGGCCTCGCTGGAGCTGATACGCCGGGCCGGCGCCGACATCGCCGGCGTCGCGGTCCTGATGGAGCTCGGGTTCCTCGGCGGCCGGGCCCGTCTGGAGCCGGCACTGCGCGGGGCTCCGCTGGAGAGCCTGATCACGATCTGA